A window of Gossypium raimondii isolate GPD5lz chromosome 7, ASM2569854v1, whole genome shotgun sequence genomic DNA:
TCATTTTTGCCCATTTTATCTGCCATATGTCGATAATATATTAGCTATTTCTGTCCCCTCATAAAAAGAACTACAATTGTTTGTGTTTTGAGTAATTTGTATAGCATTTGacaaattcaagtaccaaaattggactaaaaaatagcttaggtaccaaattaagaaCAAATGTAAGTTTAAGTGtcaaatgttatattaagccAAAGAAAAATTgctattttctttccttctcgGAAATTTCTAAAAGTAAAGGACCggacataaataaaacaactaatatAGGGTGGTTTGACTGATTTTCCATCCCCgcaaaattttccttctctttgctcatttatttttctagggTTTGCTATAGATCTCGGTTAGTCTTCCGCTGATAATCAACATTCACTTAGGAGGAAGCGAAGAACAAAATGAGAGGATTAATGAACAAGCTAGTGTCCCGCTCTCTCTCTGTCGCCGGCAAATGGCAGCAACAGCAGCTCCGCCGTCTCAACATTCACGAATatcaggtttttttttcttttactttatgtATTTATCCTTCCATGCAATTGCATCTCGAATTATCTCttagaaaatttaaatggaAACTATGATTTCCAATAGAATACTTCATAAGTGATTTATTTTGTACTGATTTTACTACCTGCACGGTTCCTGTGAAATTATTTTGACGTTGTTGACGGTTTTTGtttcctttatatttatttggagATTGAACTTTGAGTTTTATGCATTTCACTCTTTCTTTGGGATCTGTATACCTGTttggaaatataaatttcatgtaagcgtccattgatgaattttggttatctGAAAATCAGGGTGCTGACTTGATGAACAAATATGGAATTAACGTGCCGAAAGGAGTTGCGGTTTCTTCCATCGATGAAGTTAAAGAAGCAGTCAAATCTGCCTTCCCCAATGAAAATGAGGTAAGTTCTCTCAATTCGTGCAATGGCTTTTATGTTTCGATGTTTTAGAGTGATAATTGGTTGTCTTAAGCAAAGCAGAGTTATTGGCTTGTGTTCTTAACCATGGACGATCAGGTttcaaaaaacaattttatgGCATATTTGGATATGACATGATTGAATAAGACAGGTGttaataaatttgattgtgCTTCAGTTGGTGGTTAAAAGTCAAATTTTGGCTGGTGGAAGAGGCTTGGGAACATTCCAAAATGGTTTTAAGGGTGGAGTTCACATCGTTAAGGCTGACCAGATTGAAGATATTGCTGGTACTGAATAGTTATCTTTACAGAAAAATTAGACTGTATAACAAATTGCCAAATACATTAATGTATTGAGTATTGTTCTGGAGTTTTTCATTATCTTTGCAAAATATGATTTTCATTAATGTTGTCTTGCCAGTCACTGAGATGCTTTGTATGCTAGTTAGTATGAAATGACTTtcgttttactttcttttttctatgTGAAAGCCTTTCGTAGTTATTTTATAATAGGTGCTttattttaattgcattcaGGGAAGATGCTTGGCCAGATACTTGTTACCAAACAAACTGGCCCCCAAGGCAAAGTTGTCAGCAAGGTTTGGTACCCATCCCTTTCTGGTGTGGAATTTAACTGTCCGTTATTCTGTGCAGTGGTTTCAATTTTACTTGGGCTTGGATGATCTCTACTAACTTCATTATCTTTTACAGGTTTACCTGTGTGAAAAATTGTCACTAGTGAATGAGATGTACTTTGCTATCACTCTGGATCGTAAAACTGCGGGTCCGGTATGTTTCCAAACTCTGTAAATTAATCTTTATGGCTGCTGGAGACGTCATTTTTGTTCACCTGATTACTTTTTGTTAAGATTAAATGATTCTCCTGAAGCCAAAGGCgcttcatttttctatttttttatgttgtttctaGCTTATAATTGCCTGCAGCAAGGGAGGAACCAGCATTGAAGACCTTGCAGAGAAATATCCTGATATGATTATTAAGGTGATAATCATTCCCCCTTCTGATGTTTTAGTATAATTAATAAGGCATTCTCTTCCATCCACAGTGATCATGATATATTCATTGCAAttgatttatcatttttttcctgATAGGTACCTGTTGATGTCTTCAAAGGAATTACTGATGAAGATGCTGCCAGGGTTGTTGATGGTTTGGCTCCCAAGGTTGCCGATAGAAATGATTCTATTGAACAAGTGAAGAAACTATATAAGCTTTTCTGTGAACGTGATTGCACGTTGTTGGAAGTTAGTATTTCTGTTTGGCTATATTTTCCGTTTGACCATCTCATGTGTTTCAAGTAACTTTACTTGTTAACTGCAAATTGCATTCTGTTTTGGTTAGTGATAAATTTTTGTGTGAATTGTTTATTCTCTTGGACAGATCAATCCTCTTGCTGAGACTGCTAGCAACCAATTAGTAGCTGCTGATGCAAAGTTGAACTTTGATGATAATGCTGCCTTTCGTCAAAAGGAGATATTTGCTCTCCGTGATCCATCACAAGAGGATCCTCGGGAGGTATGGAATTGTCTCCTTTGcactttttttttgtgtttacaAATGATTATTCTTGGTTGTTTTGTAAATCATAAGTTGGACTACATGATAATCAGTATCTGTGCTCTTGGTCCTATTCTGTATTTCCTATTATTATAGGTTGCTGCTGCCAAAGCTGATTTAAATTACATTGGGTTAGATGGAGAAATTGGTTGCATGGTGAATGGTGCAGGGTTGGCGATGGCTACAATGgatataattaaattgcatgGAGGAACTCCTGCCAATTTTCTGGATGTAGGTGGAAATGCTTCTGAAGGTCAGGTAAGGATGTTCTTTGCCTTTAAAACTCTCGTATTGCCTTTCTGTggcaattttgttgtttaaatgtgtttacTTTCTGGCGCTGGTGCATTTGCTTTTATTTACTGTTTCTTATAGTTTTGAAGCTATGCATTTGTAGAACATGTGAGCACACACTTCTATACATGATTTTATGTATTGTTTCTGCTGCGGTTCATGCATTTCTAGCATCACTGGTCATGATATACTGTTATTTGCTTTATGAAAAATTTGGTATCTAACAGCGAAGTTGATGTAATAATCTCTGTTGAATGTATTTGCTTGTTAATTCTTAGATTATGTGGAACAGGTGGTTGAGGCATTTAAGATTTTGACTTCTGATGATAAAGTGAAAGCCATTTTGGTGAATATATTTGGAGGAATAATGAAATGTGATGTGATAGCAAGTGGGATCGTCAATGCTGCCAAACATGTGAGAGTTCTTTGGAGTGACTTCTCTGTTTACATTGGTGACCAAGTACTTGTGTGTCACACTAGCATTTTATCTTACTGTATGTGGGTGAATCATCATTTTAACACTGATGCAGGGAAACCAAACTGTTTGTTAGAAGTTTATGAAGTCCAAAGTAGGAGTGCctttttagaatatatatatatatatagataggtAGATGGATAGATAGATATGGATATAAAAGAATGTTGACGATCTGTTTTTTATTGCTTCCATAAGGATGTAAAAGGCATTGACTTACGTTTGACCTTGTGTTACAGGTGGCCCTAAAAGTTCCTGTGGTGGTCCGTCTTGAAGGTACCAATGTTGACCAAGGAAAGCGGATTTTGAAGGTAAAGTGGAAACGCGACggatgtaattttataatatcttGACAAGTCTTGATGTCTTTTTTGGTTTCCTTGGTGATTGTCAATGGTCCTGCAGGAAAGCGGAATGACACTAATTACAGCAGAAGATTTGGATGATGCTGCAGAGAAAGCCGTTAAGGCAGCCAGCAAATGAGAAGTTTAAGATACGAGTccttttttcttattgtttctCATCTTTCACAGCATTGATgagtttttcctttatttttcttttcatcaagcCCATAGAATCTTGTTAATGATAAAGCAGCAGGGGGTTACTGTCCTgcaaaattgatatatttgcCACATTTGCTCCGGACAGTTGGCATATAATTCAAAGTTGATATAACATCTTTCTttgatttaagaaaatatagtTTGGAAATCTTATGttaaatattgcaagggttaTGTCCGTGGGCTGATGGAAGCGATCACTTTTAAGTTACAACAGTAGTTTTATTGAGATCACTTGAGAGGCTCagttcacacacacacacacgctCGCAATTTAATTGCAGGTCTAATACAGCTCATGAATGTAAGAGGGACTTAGTGATGGAAGGTGTTAATTTATTCCTTCTTCAACAATTGTGCAATCTTGTTGGAAATGCAGTAGGAGGTGGATTGTATGGTGATCATGGGATTGACTCCAATTGCAGTTGGCAGGACACTAGCATCGCAAACAAACAATCCTTCAGCTTCCCAACTCTGACCATTCTCATCCACAGCACCCTCTTCCTCGGTTGCGCCCATTCTACAACTTCCTATCTGATGAGCTGTAAGATAGAGGGTCCAATACTCATCCTTGGAACTGAGCCCTCCTACCACGGGAACGTTATCCAAAAACTCCTGCAAACTTTCTTCTGTAAGACCTTTGCATTTAATTCTCTGGCCATCGCTTCGATGGGTTCCCACTTCCACTGCCCCAGCTGCAATCAGAACCCTTAACACCTGTCTCAACCCAATCTTTAGATTTTCTTTATCCACTTCACTCAACCGATACTTGATCTTCCCTTCTTCCATTACTTCTCCTGAACCCTGGTCTCTTATCAGCGTGAAAAGGTGAGCCAATCTTGGATACCTCACCATTCTTTCCTTCAGCTCCCTTCCTGAAACCCATGGAGATATGGCTGCGAACGATGCTGGTCCTAGTGCAGGAGCTTGGATGATTGCATGGACATTATTGGATTCTTCTGAAACAATCCTGTTGAATGAAGTTATGATTCCGCCCTCGTAGCTTTTGCCTTTGATCCCTGTTTCATCTTCTGGAAAGTATCCCCAAGCTACTAGCGCTGGGTGCAAATGAAGGTTCCTGCCAATATTTGGGTTTTTTAACCCACTAGATATCATCAAAGGAGGAGTCAGTAGAGATCCACATGCTGAAATCGTTGTTTTAGCCTCAAATTGCAGCTTCTTGGTCAGATTTTTGTTCAAAGACGTCGCAACCACACCCAGgcatttctttcttctcctcgCATCCTCATTGTTATTCACCAACATAAGCCTATCAGCTTTGCATGCTGTCAGGATCACTGCACCATAACCCTGCGCATCAACCAGCCAAGTGGTAGCAGTTCCTTTCTTGTCTCCTGTTCTACACCCAAGATTGCAGGAACCACAGTAATGATCCTCCGGCGAATTCCTCGGAACTGCTTCCACTTTCAACCCAAGATTCTCACACCCTTTTCTAAGAACTTGATTTTGTAACCCTTCTTCCGTACAATTTTCTGTAACACCGAGCCTCTGGTACACGGCATCCATCGCATTTTCGTATTCAGAGCTACCAAAGAGTGGAATTTTATGATCCAGGGACCACTCTTTGAGCACGTTGTTGGGCGTCTTGATTGATGCAGACCAATTAATAGCGGAACCCCCTCCAACTGTTGAGCCAGCCATGATCATAAATTTCCCGTTGGTGGTTGTCAAAAAGCCTCCGTACTCATAAAGCTCTGACATAGAGGGACCTTCTAGAGAAGTATAATCTGTAGTTGCAAAATAGTTGCCTTTCTCAATAACAACCACTTTCTGGCCTGAGCTTGCAAGAACTGCCGCAGCAACCCCTCCACCGCAACCAGACCCAACAATCACTACATCACATTTGATGTTGAAGACGTTGTGATCTGGATCTTCCGTGACTTGAAGGCCTTTTTCAGTGAGGGATTGGACGAAGGTGGAGTCATCTTCGTGCATTGTTTCTATAATACCCTTTCGCCCATGAGGAGAAGATACCCTTTTCTGCCGCTTGTCTACGTTGTATCCTATTGCTTTCCATGATGGGTTCTCTGATTTTTCATCAGTCTGAGACACAAATTTCAAAAGCTAACCTTGTTCGTTATTGACTTACACATCAAGTATTAATCATTATGTTCTTGATTCCATGTAATCAAATCGTATCTTAATTCCTTTAAAATGCACTAATTATGATAACAGCTCTCTCATGCACGAAACACTAGAACTATTAtccaacaaatatatttatataatcaagcgttatataaattttaaaaattcatacacCTGggtttattcataaaattttcatgtccTTTTAGTTTTTGACATATAGAATGAATTACGACAATTATACTTTCACCAGTCTTTTTCAGTTCTTTCTTTATTTGAGCAAATAgtatttttagttttgattcttgAACCCATTTTAAGGCATATATTAGCCAATCTGGAttagtaaaaacaatttaataattattaaacgcATTCTGTAAAGGAAAGGATAatattacattatattattttaggtaaattgggtAAACTACTcaattagtcactaaattatatataagtttttactaaaaaagttataatttgatcactaaactatttaaaaattttcatgtaagTCATTAGACTATTAAAATCGCTACTATATGGTTTTTTTAACTACATGTACCAATCTAAAGCtccctttctctttctcttccacagtttagttatttttaatgaaacaatttTAGATGACACAAATCTGCAAACCAAAGTTCAAACAATCttttttttgatatttgatattgacCGTTAGATCGAttttgatttaaggtttatattCTTCTATTTGCTGATGGGATACTGATTCACCATACTAATGGTGAAATCATCACTTGAagtttattgataaaatttaaaaaggaaaaaactaacaatttagtgatttatataaaactttttaatagtttaatgatttgaatgaaatttttaaaataatttagtgatccAATTGTAAGTTTTTTAGTTAAGTATCAAAAGGTGAATGAAGGTGTAGTTTACCTAATATTTTATAAGAAGATAGGAGGAAGATGGATGAGGAAAAATTAATGGAAAAGGTAAAGAGTTTACCATGGAGAAAAAGATGAACAAGCAGTAAGTTTTGATCAATGCAAAAACAGCTCTTAGAGGTAAGCGATGATGGCCATTGCTTGACCATTTCATTAgtattttttctcttctctccacTGGCAGTTCCGAAAACTTGTGAATGAATGGCCATTTCCAGTCACAGCAATCCCACCCGCAAAGCAACAATGCGCCCAATCTAAACGATATAACTGTCAATACTACTTTCACAAACGAGAGTACCCTGGGTTCAACCACCCTCTTCACCATCATCTCTGCTACctgtttattttaaaacaattccCCATTACCAAGTATATGCACGTACAACACTGTTCAATTAGCTAATTACAACAAGAGTTGAAGGAATGAAGATTGGGAATTTGATTACCTCATCAGGAAGTGGAGGCTCAGCCCCAGAAGCTTTGTAGAAAGCATCAAGGGAAGAAGCCTGGTGGGCTGAATCAAGTGGGAGGGGAGGGATTAAAGCTTCACAGATGGCAGCAAGTGATTGGATTTGAGCTGAAGAGAAACCATGGGTGTATGTAGTTTTTCTCCTACCGCCTCTCAGCAAAGGATGAGCATCACCGGTTTCATGGTTTCCGATTTCCATGGTGTTCTTTCTTAACTAATCTTTTGCTTTGCTTCGCTGCTTTACGCAACATTGAATGGTTTTTATAAAATAGACCAGAAATCTACCCGTGCTCGGTTCCTTGTTGGGTCATCATCAGAAAGAAGGCCGATTGAAAGAGGTCGTTTGTATtgtctaaaataaaaaagaggtCGGTTGTCTCATATGCGGTATGGGCGTTATCTTTCATTCACCCTTTCGTCTCATTTGTGGGGGtgtttcttttctattttaaaatgcAATTAATTTATTATCTAACTCTGGTTAAACAGTTTGGTTATGCTTTAATAATTGGGACACAAGTGCAGTTATTATTAGTATATGACACCGACAACAATCCTTTATATATCAAAAGGTAATAACTGAACCAGCGGCGCTTCTCGCTTATGATAAGCATTTACTAATAAtagcaaaatatttttattgctaCGCTTTCGTctaataaagatttttaaaaattatagaaaatttagtaacttttaaattttatttttcttactaATACttggtaaaataaattatacattaataataatttataaaaatttgaaaaattaaataaatgaaacaaatttaTGAAGACCAACCAATTTTTGGTACTCCTTCGTGTTTGgcattcttttactttttttttttttatactttctcattttttttagcacattctcacaattttttttatatttcctcATATTTTTTTGTACTCCCTCATGTTTTTTAGGTAGAAAACTCGATGAGATCTTGGCAGTTGGGAGGAGAGATCTAAGAAAGAGAGGCTTAGGCTTTATTGATAAGGGTAAATATGTAATGCCAAGTCCCACCGTCTTTGTTAAAACATCTAGTCCAAAGGAAGTTGGTGAAAGCTCTAAGCCAATGCTATTCAAGACATTCAAGACGATTGTTCATAAGGTAATTTGTCATTATTGAGGTGTTTTTGGTCATGTAAGACCTCATTGCTTCAAGATGTTGCATGATCTAACATGGAGGCATGCAGTGTGTAAGGAAGTGCCCACTCCTCGTGGCATATCAGCTGTGAGGAAGTAAAAATGAGTGTGGATGAAGGAGACTAAAAGTATGTTGGTTGCATATCATTTTATAAAGTCAATTTTAGATGGAATATGGTATTTCAACAATGGCTATTTTTAGCATATGGCAGGTAACCAATCCTATTTGAA
This region includes:
- the LOC105798249 gene encoding succinate--CoA ligase [ADP-forming] subunit beta, mitochondrial encodes the protein MRGLMNKLVSRSLSVAGKWQQQQLRRLNIHEYQGADLMNKYGINVPKGVAVSSIDEVKEAVKSAFPNENELVVKSQILAGGRGLGTFQNGFKGGVHIVKADQIEDIAGKMLGQILVTKQTGPQGKVVSKVYLCEKLSLVNEMYFAITLDRKTAGPLIIACSKGGTSIEDLAEKYPDMIIKVPVDVFKGITDEDAARVVDGLAPKVADRNDSIEQVKKLYKLFCERDCTLLEINPLAETASNQLVAADAKLNFDDNAAFRQKEIFALRDPSQEDPREVAAAKADLNYIGLDGEIGCMVNGAGLAMATMDIIKLHGGTPANFLDVGGNASEGQVVEAFKILTSDDKVKAILVNIFGGIMKCDVIASGIVNAAKHVALKVPVVVRLEGTNVDQGKRILKESGMTLITAEDLDDAAEKAVKAASK
- the LOC105798235 gene encoding long-chain-alcohol oxidase FAO2 isoform X2 → MEIGNHETGDAHPLLRGGRRKTTYTHGFSSAQIQSLAAICEALIPPLPLDSAHQASSLDAFYKASGAEPPLPDEVAEMMVKRVVEPRVLSFVKVVLTVISFRLGALLLCGWDCCDWKWPFIHKFSELPVERREKILMKWSSNGHHRLPLRAVFALIKTYCLFIFFSMTDEKSENPSWKAIGYNVDKRQKRVSSPHGRKGIIETMHEDDSTFVQSLTEKGLQVTEDPDHNVFNIKCDVVIVGSGCGGGVAAAVLASSGQKVVVIEKGNYFATTDYTSLEGPSMSELYEYGGFLTTTNGKFMIMAGSTVGGGSAINWSASIKTPNNVLKEWSLDHKIPLFGSSEYENAMDAVYQRLGVTENCTEEGLQNQVLRKGCENLGLKVEAVPRNSPEDHYCGSCNLGCRTGDKKGTATTWLVDAQGYGAVILTACKADRLMLVNNNEDARRRKKCLGVVATSLNKNLTKKLQFEAKTTISACGSLLTPPLMISSGLKNPNIGRNLHLHPALVAWGYFPEDETGIKGKSYEGGIITSFNRIVSEESNNVHAIIQAPALGPASFAAISPWVSGRELKERMVRYPRLAHLFTLIRDQGSGEVMEEGKIKYRLSEVDKENLKIGLRQVLRVLIAAGAVEVGTHRSDGQRIKCKGLTEESLQEFLDNVPVVGGLSSKDEYWTLYLTAHQIGSCRMGATEEEGAVDENGQSWEAEGLFVCDASVLPTAIGVNPMITIQSTSYCISNKIAQLLKKE
- the LOC105798235 gene encoding long-chain-alcohol oxidase FAO2 isoform X1, producing MEIGNHETGDAHPLLRGGRRKTTYTHGFSSAQIQSLAAICEALIPPLPLDSAHQASSLDAFYKASGAEPPLPDEVAEMMVKRVVEPRVLSFVKVVLTVISFRLGALLLCGWDCCDWKWPFIHKFSELPVERREKILMKWSSNGHHRLPLRAVFALIKTYCLFIFFSMLLKFVSQTDEKSENPSWKAIGYNVDKRQKRVSSPHGRKGIIETMHEDDSTFVQSLTEKGLQVTEDPDHNVFNIKCDVVIVGSGCGGGVAAAVLASSGQKVVVIEKGNYFATTDYTSLEGPSMSELYEYGGFLTTTNGKFMIMAGSTVGGGSAINWSASIKTPNNVLKEWSLDHKIPLFGSSEYENAMDAVYQRLGVTENCTEEGLQNQVLRKGCENLGLKVEAVPRNSPEDHYCGSCNLGCRTGDKKGTATTWLVDAQGYGAVILTACKADRLMLVNNNEDARRRKKCLGVVATSLNKNLTKKLQFEAKTTISACGSLLTPPLMISSGLKNPNIGRNLHLHPALVAWGYFPEDETGIKGKSYEGGIITSFNRIVSEESNNVHAIIQAPALGPASFAAISPWVSGRELKERMVRYPRLAHLFTLIRDQGSGEVMEEGKIKYRLSEVDKENLKIGLRQVLRVLIAAGAVEVGTHRSDGQRIKCKGLTEESLQEFLDNVPVVGGLSSKDEYWTLYLTAHQIGSCRMGATEEEGAVDENGQSWEAEGLFVCDASVLPTAIGVNPMITIQSTSYCISNKIAQLLKKE